The Pseudomonas bijieensis DNA window CGATGTCGTAGGAGCTACCTCGCGAAGCGAGGCTGCGATCTTTCCCCTGGCACTTGAGTTCCAAGCGAAAGATCGCAGCCTCGTTGCACTCGACAGCTCCTACAAAGCTTTTGCTCACCAGCGCATCCGCACGCCCATGCTGGTGATGATGCCATTGAGGTCGTTGTCGTCGACGTCACTGCTGTAATCGGCGCTGACATACAGGCTTACCGCCGGCGTGACCCGTGCCACCAGGCCCAGGCCGACTTCGACGGTGGAGGATTTCCGGCTGCTGCTGATCTTGTCGACCTTGTCCAGGGACAACGTATCGGCGCTCTGCACCGTGTGCCACAGGTTGGTGCGCACATAGGGCTCCATGCCCAGGCCATTGACCTGGTAGTTACCTTTGAGTCGTGCACCGACGCGGCCGCTCCAACTGCTCAGTTCATTGCCGGTACCGCTCTCGGTATTCGGCGTATCGAGGGTGATGCGCTGGTTGATCAACTGCGCCTGGGGTTCGACTACCCAGTGTGTCCCGATGCCAATCGGAAAGCCACCTTCGACCGACAGCGTCACCGCATTACCTTCGGCGGCCTGGCGCTGGCCTTGTTCGGTGCGACTGTAGCCATTGACCCGGCCGCCACTGGCGCTCAGGTCCACGTGCCAGCCCGCAGGCCCGGTCAGGCTCCAGTAGGCGCCAAGGCTCGAGCCTTTGAGGTTGACGGCATCCTTGCCTG harbors:
- a CDS encoding autotransporter outer membrane beta-barrel domain-containing protein, producing the protein MKTSLRPQEITITFHTLSTSLLLLSSMEVQAWPGEETTQPWYGRTQSHDLSTAAIGSDPASSKSPALFTLRNDSGHTQRMGLISGQNQIISTGNGLLVTPVMADPGKDAVNLKGSSLGAYWSLTGPAGWHVDLSASGGRVNGYSRTEQGQRQAAEGNAVTLSVEGGFPIGIGTHWVVEPQAQLINQRITLDTPNTESGTGNELSSWSGRVGARLKGNYQVNGLGMEPYVRTNLWHTVQSADTLSLDKVDKISSSRKSSTVEVGLGLVARVTPAVSLYVSADYSSDVDDNDLNGIITSMGVRMRW